Proteins co-encoded in one Vibrio fortis genomic window:
- the gspF gene encoding type II secretion system inner membrane protein GspF: MAAFEYKALDAKGKTKKGSIEADNARQARQRLKEQGLMPVEMAEAKAKSSKGGSAPSTGFKRGISTPDLALITRQISTLVQSGMPLEECLKAVAEQSEKPRIRTMLLAVRSKVTEGYTLADSLADYPHIFDELFRAMVAAGEKSGHLDAVLERLADYAENRQKMRSKLMQAMIYPVVLVVFAVTIVSFLLATVVPKIVEPIIQMGQELPQSTQFLLASSEFIQNWGIQLFLLIVGFVVLVKTALKKPSIRLSWDRKLLSIPLIGKIAKGINTSRFARTLSICTSSAIPILEGMKVAVDVMSNHHVKQQVLQASDNVREGASLRKALDQTKLFPPMMLHMIASGEQSGQLEQMLTRAADNQDQSFESTVNIALGIFTPALIALMAGLVLFIVMATLMPMLEMNNLMSG; this comes from the coding sequence ATGGCTGCATTTGAATACAAAGCTCTCGACGCTAAGGGTAAAACCAAGAAAGGCTCAATAGAGGCGGACAATGCACGTCAAGCTCGTCAGCGCCTCAAAGAGCAAGGCTTGATGCCTGTTGAAATGGCTGAAGCCAAAGCAAAAAGCAGCAAAGGAGGCAGTGCGCCTTCTACGGGGTTTAAGCGCGGTATCAGCACGCCCGATCTTGCCTTGATTACTCGACAGATTTCGACACTTGTTCAATCAGGTATGCCACTTGAAGAGTGTTTGAAGGCGGTAGCGGAGCAGTCAGAGAAGCCGCGTATTCGTACTATGTTACTGGCGGTTCGTTCTAAGGTGACGGAAGGTTATACCTTAGCCGATAGCCTTGCTGATTATCCTCATATCTTCGATGAACTGTTTCGTGCCATGGTGGCAGCCGGTGAAAAATCCGGTCACCTTGATGCGGTGTTAGAGCGCTTGGCCGATTACGCCGAGAATCGTCAAAAGATGCGTTCTAAGTTGATGCAGGCAATGATCTACCCTGTGGTGCTGGTGGTATTTGCGGTGACGATTGTCTCCTTCTTGCTAGCAACCGTAGTGCCTAAGATTGTTGAACCGATCATTCAGATGGGGCAAGAGTTACCTCAATCAACACAGTTCTTGTTGGCATCCAGTGAGTTCATTCAGAATTGGGGCATCCAACTGTTCTTATTGATCGTTGGCTTTGTTGTGTTGGTGAAAACGGCACTCAAGAAACCATCGATTCGTTTGAGCTGGGATCGAAAGCTGCTGAGTATTCCACTGATTGGTAAGATTGCTAAAGGTATTAACACCTCGCGCTTTGCACGTACCTTGTCTATCTGTACTTCAAGTGCAATCCCTATTCTAGAGGGGATGAAGGTGGCGGTTGATGTTATGTCTAACCACCATGTGAAACAGCAGGTTTTACAGGCTTCAGATAATGTGCGAGAAGGTGCGAGCCTTAGAAAGGCACTCGATCAGACTAAGCTGTTTCCACCAATGATGCTGCACATGATTGCCAGTGGTGAACAGAGTGGTCAGTTAGAGCAAATGCTGACTCGTGCGGCCGATAACCAAGATCAAAGCTTTGAGTCGACGGTGAATATTGCCTTGGGTATCTTTACTCCAGCACTGATTGCACTCATGGCAGGTCTAGTGCTGTTTATTGTAATGGCGACTCTGATGCCAATGCTGGAGATGAACAATTTAATGAGCGGGTAA
- the gspG gene encoding type II secretion system major pseudopilin GspG: MKNKIKKQSGFTLLEVMVVVVILGVLASFVVPNLLGNKEKADQQKAITDIVALENALDMYKLDNSVYPTTDQGLDALVSKPSSPEPRNYRDGGYIKRLPNDPWGNAYQYVSPGDNGTIDIFTLGADGQEGGEGAAADIGNWNMQDFQ, translated from the coding sequence ATGAAAAATAAAATCAAAAAGCAATCCGGCTTTACCCTACTAGAGGTAATGGTGGTTGTGGTTATTCTAGGTGTTTTGGCGAGCTTTGTTGTGCCAAATCTTCTAGGCAACAAAGAGAAAGCGGACCAACAGAAAGCGATCACTGATATCGTTGCTCTAGAGAACGCACTTGATATGTACAAGCTAGATAACAGCGTGTACCCAACAACCGATCAAGGTCTAGACGCGCTGGTTTCAAAGCCAAGCAGCCCAGAGCCACGTAACTACCGTGATGGCGGCTACATCAAGCGTCTACCAAACGACCCTTGGGGTAACGCGTACCAATACGTGAGCCCTGGTGATAACGGCACGATTGATATCTTCACGCTAGGTGCTGACGGCCAAGAAGGCGGTGAAGGTGCTGCGGCAGATATCGGTAACTGGAACATGCAAGACTTCCAATAA
- the gspH gene encoding type II secretion system minor pseudopilin GspH: protein MVIRNVRNSVQSRSTTRARGFTLIEILLVLVLLSLTAVAVIATIPTNAKDVAKQYAHSFYQRVQLLNEEAILSGLDFGIRVDEQKSTYVLMSLNSEGWQEVEFEKIPSTTELPEELSLSLKLGGGAWQDDDRLFNPGSLFDEDMFADLGEEKKPRPPQIYILSSAELTPFTLSFYPNTGDSLQDGWRIRVQENGVIRLLQPGEEDEEE from the coding sequence ATGGTAATACGAAACGTGAGAAACTCTGTTCAATCCCGCAGCACAACGCGCGCGCGCGGATTTACTTTGATAGAAATTCTGCTGGTTCTCGTATTACTGTCATTGACTGCAGTGGCGGTGATCGCCACGATTCCAACCAATGCCAAAGATGTCGCTAAGCAATACGCGCACAGTTTTTATCAACGTGTACAGCTGCTTAATGAAGAAGCGATCCTAAGTGGTTTAGACTTTGGTATTCGTGTTGATGAACAAAAATCCACTTATGTTCTGATGAGCTTGAACTCTGAAGGTTGGCAGGAAGTGGAGTTTGAAAAGATTCCTTCAACCACTGAACTACCAGAAGAGCTGTCTCTTTCATTGAAGCTTGGTGGTGGTGCATGGCAAGACGACGATCGCCTGTTTAATCCAGGTAGTCTTTTTGATGAAGACATGTTTGCTGATCTGGGAGAAGAGAAAAAACCACGTCCTCCTCAAATTTATATCTTGTCGAGTGCCGAGCTAACGCCTTTTACCCTCTCATTCTACCCAAATACAGGTGATTCGCTGCAAGATGGTTGGCGTATCCGAGTGCAAGAAAATGGGGTTATTCGTCTGCTTCAACCGGGAGAAGAAGATGAAGAGGAATAA
- the gspI gene encoding type II secretion system minor pseudopilin GspI has protein sequence MKRNNLISKRERGMTLLEVLVALAIFATAAISVIRAVTQHINTLSYLEEKTFAAMVVDNQMAMVMLHPEKLKKTQGTQKLAERDWFWTVTPVATSDNLLKAFDVSVATSKNASPVVTVRSYVSK, from the coding sequence ATGAAGAGGAATAATCTAATCTCAAAGCGCGAGCGTGGTATGACCCTGCTTGAGGTGTTGGTGGCGTTGGCGATTTTTGCGACTGCAGCGATCAGCGTGATTCGCGCGGTTACCCAACACATCAATACGCTTAGTTATTTAGAAGAGAAGACCTTTGCAGCCATGGTCGTCGATAATCAAATGGCGATGGTGATGCTACACCCTGAGAAACTGAAAAAGACACAGGGAACCCAAAAGCTCGCAGAGCGAGATTGGTTTTGGACCGTCACCCCAGTGGCAACCAGCGATAATTTATTGAAGGCTTTTGATGTCAGTGTGGCAACCAGCAAGAATGCATCACCTGTAGTGACGGTACGCAGTTATGTCTCAAAATAA
- the gspJ gene encoding type II secretion system minor pseudopilin GspJ, translating into MSQNKRVCAARSKTKGFTLIEVLVSIAIFATLSVAAYQVVNQVQRSNEVSTERSARLNALQRSLVILDNDFRQMAQRQFRTNGEEASSKLILMQEYLLDSDTIGVMFTRLGWHNPQQQFPRGEVTKVGYRIKEETLERVWWRYPDTPTGQEGVVTPLLEGIEAFNLEFYNGSSWLKEWQTDRALPKAVKLKLTLKDYGEIERIYLTPSGTINTSDSSDSSSSSGGNNG; encoded by the coding sequence ATGTCTCAAAATAAACGCGTTTGCGCTGCACGTAGTAAAACAAAGGGCTTTACGTTAATTGAGGTGTTGGTCTCGATCGCGATATTTGCCACTCTGAGCGTGGCAGCGTATCAGGTGGTCAACCAGGTCCAACGCAGTAATGAAGTTTCGACAGAACGTAGTGCTCGATTGAATGCACTGCAGCGTAGCTTGGTCATTTTAGATAATGATTTTCGCCAAATGGCGCAACGTCAGTTTCGCACTAATGGTGAAGAAGCATCATCTAAGCTGATCTTGATGCAGGAGTACTTGCTCGATTCAGACACTATCGGTGTGATGTTTACTCGTTTGGGTTGGCATAACCCACAACAGCAGTTCCCAAGAGGGGAAGTGACGAAAGTCGGTTATCGCATCAAGGAAGAGACGCTTGAACGAGTATGGTGGCGCTATCCTGATACCCCAACCGGACAGGAAGGTGTGGTGACACCACTGCTCGAAGGAATTGAAGCCTTTAACTTAGAGTTCTACAACGGAAGTTCATGGCTAAAAGAGTGGCAAACCGATCGCGCACTGCCAAAAGCGGTTAAGCTCAAATTGACCCTTAAAGATTATGGTGAGATTGAGCGTATCTACCTCACACCAAGTGGCACGATTAATACTAGCGACAGCAGTGACAGTTCCTCATCCAGTGGGGGCAACAATGGTTAA
- the gspK gene encoding type II secretion system minor pseudopilin GspK, whose translation MVKRYSAGKPNKQRGVALIVILMLLAIMATIAGSMSERLFTQFKRVGNQLNYQQAYWYSIGIEALAKVGIEQSYKDSDTINLSQPWALEEQVYPLDYGQVVGHIRDGQACLNLNALKSVASTTDNTSPYLVSVWQTLLENLEVDSYQAEVIANSTWEFVDEDTRSVSSVGVEDSTYEAMKPSYLAANGLIADESELRAVYQVSGEVMDKVRPYVCALPSDDWRLNVNTLSVKQAPLLEAMFAPNLSESDAKALIENRPFDGWDSIDDFLAESNLSSVSADVTKKAKGYLAVDSSYFELDAEVLVEKSRVRIRTLFYSSNRETVTVVRRRFGGISERVSDRSTE comes from the coding sequence ATGGTTAAACGATATTCAGCAGGGAAACCTAACAAGCAACGCGGTGTTGCGTTGATCGTAATACTGATGCTGCTCGCGATCATGGCGACGATTGCAGGTAGCATGTCTGAAAGGCTGTTCACTCAGTTTAAACGTGTCGGTAATCAGCTCAATTATCAGCAGGCTTATTGGTACAGTATTGGTATTGAAGCCCTGGCCAAGGTCGGTATTGAACAGAGCTATAAAGATAGCGATACCATTAACTTAAGTCAGCCATGGGCGTTAGAAGAGCAGGTTTATCCACTCGATTATGGTCAAGTGGTCGGGCATATCCGAGATGGTCAGGCGTGTCTGAACTTGAATGCGCTGAAATCCGTTGCTAGCACTACCGATAACACATCGCCTTATTTGGTGTCCGTGTGGCAAACCTTGCTAGAGAATCTCGAAGTCGATTCTTACCAAGCAGAAGTGATTGCTAACTCGACATGGGAATTTGTCGATGAGGATACACGCAGTGTTTCGTCAGTGGGTGTCGAGGACAGTACTTACGAAGCGATGAAGCCGTCTTATTTAGCGGCCAATGGTTTGATTGCTGACGAGTCGGAGCTGCGAGCTGTGTATCAAGTGAGTGGTGAGGTGATGGATAAGGTGCGCCCTTATGTATGTGCTTTGCCAAGTGATGACTGGCGTTTGAACGTGAATACATTATCGGTGAAACAGGCGCCACTTCTGGAAGCGATGTTTGCACCAAACTTGAGTGAATCTGACGCCAAGGCGTTGATTGAAAACCGTCCCTTTGATGGTTGGGATAGCATTGATGATTTCTTAGCTGAGTCCAATTTATCAAGCGTCAGTGCTGATGTGACCAAGAAAGCCAAAGGGTATTTAGCGGTAGATAGTAGCTACTTCGAGTTGGATGCCGAAGTATTAGTGGAGAAGTCGCGAGTTCGAATTCGCACTCTCTTTTATAGTAGTAATCGAGAAACAGTGACGGTAGTGCGCCGTCGCTTTGGAGGAATCAGTGAGCGAGTTTCTGACCGTTCGACTGAGTAG
- the gspL gene encoding type II secretion system protein GspL produces MSEFLTVRLSSEPQSPVQWLVWSTSQQEVIASGELASWQQLDELTPYAEKRTCIALLSGNDCLLKNIEIPKGAARQFESMLPFLLEDEVAQDIEDLHFTILDKGADSAVVCGVEHQWLTQVMSAFSENGITIRKVLPDTLALPVEAEGVTALQIDDQWLLRQNTFQAVSIRQAWLPMFLNSDWLTTEDDTKPTILSYTALPDEEAQQQSGVEWQAKPAELVMSVLSQQAIVSGINLLTGRFKTKSSFTKYWKIWQKVAIAACLLIAVIATQQTLKVQRYEAEAQAYRTESERIFRQVLPGKRKIPSVSYLKRTMNEEANRYGGSSDGATLLGWLTQLPGTLGQVTSIEVESIRYDGNRSEVRLQAKSSDFQHFETARTKLAEKFSVEQGPLNRNGDAVYGSFTLKPLQ; encoded by the coding sequence GTGAGCGAGTTTCTGACCGTTCGACTGAGTAGCGAACCACAGAGCCCTGTGCAGTGGTTAGTTTGGTCGACAAGCCAGCAAGAAGTGATTGCAAGTGGTGAGCTTGCGAGCTGGCAACAGCTTGATGAGCTGACACCCTATGCTGAGAAACGGACCTGTATCGCGTTACTCTCGGGCAATGATTGCCTGTTGAAAAATATTGAGATTCCTAAAGGCGCAGCGCGTCAGTTCGAATCAATGCTGCCATTTCTTCTAGAAGATGAAGTCGCTCAGGATATTGAGGACCTGCACTTTACCATTTTAGATAAAGGCGCTGATTCGGCAGTAGTTTGTGGTGTTGAACATCAATGGCTCACTCAGGTTATGAGTGCGTTTTCTGAGAATGGGATTACTATTCGCAAAGTATTGCCAGATACGCTTGCACTTCCTGTTGAGGCTGAAGGGGTGACTGCGCTGCAGATTGATGACCAATGGTTGTTGCGTCAAAACACTTTTCAAGCAGTCTCTATTCGCCAAGCCTGGCTACCGATGTTTTTAAACAGCGATTGGCTGACTACGGAAGACGATACCAAACCGACCATCTTGAGCTACACCGCACTGCCAGACGAAGAAGCACAACAACAAAGCGGTGTTGAATGGCAGGCTAAACCAGCAGAATTGGTGATGTCAGTACTTAGCCAACAAGCGATTGTTAGCGGTATCAACTTGCTTACAGGACGCTTTAAAACCAAGTCTTCATTCACTAAGTACTGGAAGATTTGGCAAAAGGTGGCGATAGCTGCGTGTTTGTTGATTGCGGTTATCGCAACCCAACAGACTCTGAAAGTACAGCGCTATGAAGCGGAAGCTCAGGCATATCGTACCGAGAGTGAGCGTATTTTCCGTCAGGTGTTGCCGGGTAAACGCAAGATTCCAAGCGTGAGTTATCTTAAGCGCACGATGAACGAAGAAGCGAACCGATACGGTGGTTCCAGTGATGGCGCAACCCTGCTTGGTTGGTTGACTCAATTACCAGGCACGCTTGGACAAGTGACGTCCATTGAAGTGGAAAGTATCCGCTATGATGGCAATCGTTCTGAAGTGCGCCTGCAAGCGAAAAGCTCTGACTTCCAACACTTTGAGACCGCCCGTACTAAGCTGGCGGAGAAGTTCTCAGTCGAGCAAGGGCCATTGAACCGTAACGGTGATGCGGTGTACGGCAGCTTTACTCTTAAACCATTACAGTAA
- a CDS encoding type II secretion system protein M produces MRNMIEPLQAWWTSISQREQRLVIGGSILLILGAIYWGVLQPLNARAELAQSRIQSEKQLLAWVSNKADEIVELRGSGGAKSAEPLNRSVPASMRRFKIELIRVQPRGEMLQVWVKPVPFNQFVDWLTYLKEQQGVEVEFMDIDRSDTPGVIEVKRLQFKRG; encoded by the coding sequence ATGAGAAATATGATTGAGCCACTCCAAGCGTGGTGGACATCGATTAGTCAACGCGAACAGAGGCTCGTTATTGGGGGCTCTATTTTGCTGATTCTTGGCGCAATTTATTGGGGGGTGCTGCAACCACTCAATGCTCGCGCAGAACTGGCGCAAAGTCGTATTCAAAGTGAAAAACAATTGCTGGCTTGGGTTAGCAATAAAGCAGATGAAATCGTTGAACTGCGTGGCAGTGGTGGTGCAAAAAGCGCTGAGCCTTTGAACCGCTCGGTCCCGGCTTCAATGCGTCGTTTTAAGATTGAGTTAATTCGAGTGCAACCTCGTGGCGAAATGCTGCAAGTGTGGGTTAAACCTGTCCCATTTAATCAGTTTGTTGATTGGCTGACTTATCTTAAAGAGCAGCAAGGTGTTGAAGTCGAATTCATGGATATTGACCGCAGTGACACGCCGGGCGTGATTGAAGTCAAACGATTACAGTTCAAGCGAGGTTAG
- a CDS encoding type II secretion system protein N codes for MKRGSSLKYGLLFSAIFIVFFSVSLLLHLPASFALKHAPKVRGLQIDGVQGSIWQGSASNIVWQRVNYGSVQWDFQFSQLFKGKAELAVRFGRDSDMNLRGKGYVGYSMNGAYAQNLVASLPAEDVMKYVPNIPVPITAVGQVELTIKHLQQGQPWCQTGEGTLAWSGAGADTPLGSLDFGPVIADVTCQDNTIAAKGAQKTVQVESEFEASLTPNRRYATSAWFKPGAEFPQAMQSQLRWLGKPDNQGKYQFTYQGRL; via the coding sequence GTGAAGCGAGGATCTTCTCTAAAATATGGCTTACTTTTTAGTGCCATTTTTATCGTGTTCTTTTCTGTCAGTCTGCTTTTGCATCTACCAGCATCGTTTGCTCTTAAGCATGCGCCTAAGGTGAGAGGGCTGCAAATTGATGGTGTGCAAGGCTCTATTTGGCAAGGCAGTGCCAGCAATATCGTTTGGCAGCGTGTTAATTATGGCTCAGTACAGTGGGACTTTCAGTTCAGCCAGCTTTTCAAAGGTAAGGCAGAGCTCGCGGTTCGATTCGGTCGTGATAGCGACATGAACTTGCGTGGCAAGGGCTATGTCGGCTACAGCATGAACGGTGCCTACGCGCAGAATTTGGTAGCATCATTGCCAGCTGAAGACGTAATGAAGTATGTACCGAATATTCCAGTGCCGATTACCGCTGTAGGTCAGGTGGAATTGACGATCAAGCATCTTCAACAAGGGCAGCCTTGGTGTCAAACCGGTGAAGGCACTCTAGCTTGGTCAGGCGCAGGCGCAGATACACCGTTAGGCTCTTTGGATTTTGGTCCAGTGATCGCCGATGTAACCTGCCAAGATAATACGATTGCTGCAAAAGGTGCGCAGAAAACCGTGCAAGTTGAGAGCGAATTTGAAGCGAGCTTAACGCCAAACCGCCGCTACGCAACCAGCGCATGGTTTAAACCGGGCGCAGAGTTCCCACAAGCGATGCAGAGCCAATTACGTTGGCTAGGCAAGCCAGACAATCAAGGTAAGTACCAGTTTACTTATCAAGGGCGTTTGTAG
- a CDS encoding cadherin-like domain-containing protein has product MLASSIALILSGCGSDSSDSSPQTPPSSSFEINSTASTTATEDIQYQYQLSTNHSKPVAYSVTNIPTGMDLSSEGVLTWTPLEGVLTSGEITVIAVASSDASLSDSQTFTITVTPVNDTPIAGTPLQLNTNEDVALTISHATLLSNVTDVDSDNLTITNLSIDNPAITITENSDSITLTALQDYNGGANLSFSVSDEEFTINNSGVVLITTINDPVQVESFSSLSVEAGESLSYQVQITDPDDENNGSDILFSLSNAPNGLSVSETGELTISSSVVASTIHDDIVLKVQDGLEDGAVIAQNTFKLSELFYYTVQGEVSSYYENTAIEDSVVKISNNGAVLAEGNSDTSGKYSIKVLDTDLDTSKAIIVSADAVGFSEASESKQYSDIGTAINLYLPTIHANVSFDSQVASDLKVDNETLVSVEAQSFVNAQGEAVTGQISSELFVIDPSLDIDLMPGEMVTETPSGEIVPIESFGAITATFTDSDGNGLQLADGKTAQVRIPASGSNPPATIPLFYYDEVQGIWVEEGTATLENGFYVGEVAHFTTWNADRVYETIYINGCVVDKENQPIANARIRSEGIDYNGSSSAYSDVQGNFRIPVRQNSRVLISAESQYQSRTETIHTGSPNTHECLTLDDATTKIQLTWGQSPEDLDTHFYGPNGEDDRFHVYYNRNFIQSGNNIFLDVDDTSSYGPEIVTVPDFTIPGTYRYGVYNFSRTGEIQRRETKVEVILDGIRTVFTPPEGNAELWWHVFEIEVNDNLSYSLVPINQWSTTDPDSAATPAARSSSQVLKSSQPTQSYAEKMLESKYYAD; this is encoded by the coding sequence TTGCTAGCTAGTTCCATCGCTCTCATTCTATCAGGATGCGGTAGCGACAGCTCAGATAGTAGCCCACAAACACCACCAAGCTCATCATTTGAAATCAACTCCACCGCAAGTACAACTGCTACAGAAGATATTCAATACCAGTATCAACTGTCGACAAATCACTCAAAACCCGTTGCATACTCGGTAACTAATATCCCTACGGGTATGGATTTAAGCAGTGAAGGGGTGCTCACATGGACACCACTAGAAGGCGTCCTTACATCTGGTGAGATTACCGTTATAGCAGTCGCTTCAAGCGATGCAAGCCTATCAGATAGTCAAACATTTACAATTACTGTGACTCCTGTCAATGACACTCCAATAGCTGGAACACCATTACAGCTTAATACGAATGAAGATGTCGCTCTTACTATTTCTCATGCCACTCTTCTAAGTAATGTAACAGATGTAGACTCTGACAATCTGACGATCACTAACTTATCAATTGATAATCCGGCGATCACTATTACCGAAAACAGCGATTCTATTACTCTTACAGCATTACAAGATTACAATGGAGGTGCGAACTTATCTTTCAGTGTTTCAGACGAAGAGTTCACTATCAACAATAGTGGCGTTGTATTAATTACAACTATCAACGACCCTGTACAAGTTGAGTCTTTTTCTAGTTTAAGTGTAGAAGCTGGAGAATCACTCTCTTATCAAGTGCAAATCACCGACCCAGATGATGAAAACAATGGCTCTGATATTCTGTTTTCCTTGAGCAATGCGCCTAATGGACTATCTGTTTCAGAGACTGGGGAACTGACGATATCTTCTTCTGTTGTCGCCTCAACCATTCACGACGACATCGTTTTGAAGGTTCAAGATGGCTTAGAAGATGGCGCCGTAATTGCGCAAAACACTTTCAAACTCTCTGAACTGTTCTACTACACGGTGCAAGGTGAAGTCTCTAGTTATTATGAGAATACAGCGATTGAAGATAGCGTCGTCAAAATTTCGAATAATGGGGCTGTTTTAGCCGAAGGGAATTCTGACACATCTGGTAAGTATAGTATTAAGGTATTAGATACTGATTTAGATACCAGTAAAGCCATTATTGTATCGGCTGATGCGGTAGGTTTTTCTGAAGCTTCAGAATCCAAGCAATATTCAGATATCGGTACGGCAATAAACTTATATCTACCGACAATTCACGCAAATGTTAGCTTCGATAGTCAAGTCGCTTCAGATCTAAAAGTCGATAATGAAACTCTTGTTTCAGTAGAAGCTCAGAGCTTTGTGAACGCGCAGGGGGAAGCCGTAACGGGACAAATTAGTTCCGAACTATTCGTAATCGATCCATCGTTGGATATTGATTTGATGCCTGGCGAAATGGTTACTGAGACCCCCTCTGGGGAAATAGTTCCTATTGAATCTTTTGGTGCGATCACTGCAACCTTTACTGATAGTGACGGTAATGGTCTCCAATTAGCAGATGGTAAAACTGCACAAGTTAGAATCCCTGCGTCAGGTTCAAATCCACCAGCGACGATTCCACTCTTCTATTACGATGAAGTACAAGGTATTTGGGTAGAAGAAGGGACTGCTACTTTAGAAAATGGATTCTATGTTGGGGAAGTCGCTCACTTCACAACATGGAATGCCGATAGAGTTTATGAAACTATATACATTAATGGTTGTGTCGTTGACAAAGAAAACCAACCCATTGCTAATGCAAGAATTCGCTCGGAAGGTATTGACTACAATGGCAGTTCATCTGCCTATAGTGATGTTCAAGGTAACTTTAGAATACCGGTTAGACAGAATAGCAGAGTGCTAATCTCTGCAGAAAGTCAGTATCAAAGTCGCACAGAAACTATTCACACCGGCTCACCTAATACGCATGAGTGCTTAACTCTTGATGATGCTACAACTAAGATCCAACTTACCTGGGGACAAAGCCCTGAAGACTTAGATACGCACTTCTATGGTCCAAATGGTGAAGATGATCGATTCCACGTTTACTATAATAGGAACTTCATTCAATCTGGCAACAATATCTTCTTAGATGTTGATGATACAAGTAGCTACGGCCCCGAAATAGTAACCGTTCCTGACTTTACTATTCCTGGAACCTATCGTTATGGCGTATACAACTTCTCTAGAACTGGCGAAATTCAACGTCGAGAAACAAAAGTAGAAGTCATTTTAGATGGCATTCGTACTGTGTTTACTCCACCAGAAGGTAACGCTGAACTATGGTGGCATGTATTTGAAATTGAAGTTAATGATAACCTCAGCTATAGCCTAGTTCCAATAAATCAATGGTCAACAACCGACCCTGATTCCGCTGCTACTCCTGCTGCTCGCAGTAGTAGCCAAGTCCTCAAATCATCTCAGCCAACACAAAGCTACGCAGAAAAAATGCTAGAAAGTAAATACTACGCTGACTAG
- the cysQ gene encoding 3'(2'),5'-bisphosphate nucleotidase CysQ yields the protein MPMTKDLSHLLPSVIEVARSAGQLILEIYEKKDYEEYTKSDDTPVTSADLAAHKLISQRLNELTPDIPVLSEEAADISLEKRSQWDRYWLVDPLDGTQEFIARSGDFATIIALIEHNKPVMGVVYGPVSGVTYYAYDGKGAWKIPDLNDSVKIKTHRHELPNQPIAMAISRRQDINRITSRMSPKWNYDLVPLGSAALKACLVAEGAVDCYLRLGPTGEWDTAATQCIVEEAGGRILSTHLEPLSYNERETLENPNFIVLGDADLPWEEILQGKD from the coding sequence ATGCCAATGACAAAAGATTTATCCCACTTATTGCCTTCCGTGATTGAAGTTGCGCGCTCTGCAGGGCAACTCATCCTTGAGATATACGAGAAGAAAGATTACGAAGAGTACACCAAGAGTGACGATACCCCCGTCACCAGTGCTGACCTTGCGGCGCACAAGCTGATCTCACAAAGATTAAATGAACTGACCCCTGATATCCCAGTATTGTCGGAAGAAGCTGCAGATATTAGTTTAGAAAAGCGCTCACAATGGGATCGCTACTGGTTGGTAGACCCACTTGATGGTACCCAGGAGTTCATCGCACGCAGCGGCGATTTTGCCACCATCATCGCGCTGATTGAGCATAACAAACCCGTAATGGGCGTGGTCTATGGCCCTGTTTCTGGCGTGACTTACTACGCCTATGACGGCAAAGGCGCGTGGAAGATTCCAGATCTGAACGACAGCGTGAAGATCAAGACTCATCGTCATGAGCTACCGAATCAGCCAATTGCGATGGCGATCAGCCGCCGCCAAGATATCAACCGCATCACCAGCCGTATGAGTCCGAAATGGAACTACGACCTGGTACCACTTGGTTCTGCAGCCTTGAAAGCCTGCTTAGTTGCAGAGGGTGCGGTGGATTGTTATCTACGATTAGGCCCAACTGGCGAATGGGATACAGCTGCAACCCAGTGTATCGTGGAAGAAGCCGGCGGACGTATTCTCAGCACCCACCTAGAGCCACTGTCATATAATGAACGCGAAACCTTAGAGAATCCAAACTTCATCGTACTCGGCGACGCCGACCTACCTTGGGAAGAGATCTTACAAGGTAAAGATTAG